The Silene latifolia isolate original U9 population chromosome X, ASM4854445v1, whole genome shotgun sequence genome contains the following window.
TGCCGTTTTTAGGTCATATATGGATGACCGTGGATAATTTATCAATTCTTCCCGGACACTTTTTCTGTTCAGCATCAGGTCTTCCTCGTTCTCGTTATTATTAACCGAAAGGACCCATAATGCTTTACTTTCATTAGGTTGTGTCAGTTTAACAAGCCTATACCGCTCAAAATTACAGTGATATTTTCCAGTAATTTTGTTAGATTCAACGCCATCAACGGTTTTGCGATAGTGGGTGCAAGTGAGCATAATAAGGAAGTAAAGCAACTCCCCTATACCCATAATCTTAGAATGTAATCTGTCATACATGTAAGCCTCCCAATACAAGAGTATGCAGGATTTGATCAACCAAAGAAACGAGCATAGTAAAACACTAACAATAGTCCAAGTACCAAATTCCAAATTCTTCTTATCCTCAGGTGTTTCGTCTAGACGGCTGACGAAATACACAACCCATGTAATTAGGAGCATCACCATGCTTAGAAGGGAGATGATGCACCTCTTGATACAAAAGGCAATATAGACTACATATTTTTTGTTAAAGGCCTTTCCCAATTCCTTACCCCAATATAATCGCATTGCATTATTCGATTTTATATCACTCCTTACATCACCTTCATTGGCTGTATAAATTTCCAGTAGCGACCACACAAGTGCATGAATTAAGAATGTAATGATATTATAACCTATGATGAGAAAGAGAGATACCTCAATCCAATTATGAGTGTAAATTCCAGCTATTTTACTCTGCTTAAAAGTGGGGACCCTACGCATGACCAATAACTCTGCCCACAAGAACAGGAGACAACCAATGATCTCAGACATTGCTTCTGACAGAATAAGTTTCGACTCAGATTTCTCCAAAATTAGTTGTGTTGATAGAAAATCCAGAACGTACGATACAGCTTGGCTCAGACCGAAAATACCAACTAATTTACAAATTATATGAAACCACTTAGTTAACGGCAACCCTATGATCATTACATGTTTTACCCATGGAACATTCTTCACAATTGGATAATAAAACACGGAGATCACCATCAAAGACCATAACAAATATGACATCATAAATAAGCACAAAAACTTCTTAGTTAGCAATCGTTTTTCCAAGTTTTTACTACTGCCGATGAGTTCAAACAATCGTAAAACTACAATTGAAACGAAGAACAGGGGCAGCATGACAACAGTGATTACTGGCATGAAAGCAATTAACACAAGTGACATACATACTAAAACGAAATCACTACGTGATAAAGCACGGAGCAGAGATATAGACAAGCTTATATTAGCTAGCCCAGATATTATATGAGTTAATTGTTTCCTATTTGAAACTGGGTTTTCGGTGTTTTCAGGGGAAGAATCTGTATCTATAATATTTTGTGGAGGAGGTTGTCTTCCTGGGGAAATCGAGTCACCCTCCCCTTTTATTTCGAGAGAGACTATGTCGCTAGCCATATTTTTGGAAGCCTAGAGCTAACAATTGTGagttatgatgatgatgatcatgaGCGTGTATCGAGGGTTTTGCAGAGGTTGgatttcagattttttttttactctGGAAACGGAAAAGAAACAAAAAAGGAGGAAGAAATGGGAATTTGAGTTCTCCAAAGAACTTGGGGTGTTATATAGGAGAAGAAATCAGGAGTTGTACGAGAACAATGATCTATAGAAGCATAGTAAGATTACATTATTGTAGTTGAAGTTGTTTAATGTTTCTTTTTATATTCTTACTCTATgtatcttcttcttcatcactCTTCATATATTTCATGTTTCCATGAAGCCATGCTCATCTTTGAGCTTTCATGTTTCTCGCTATCCACTTTCCGTTCCATTTACTTTTCCTTTCGTTGTTTGTCGGACTTTTCTACGTGGTACCTGGTATGTTTTTTGAATTCTACCTGATATCTCTCGTTTTTTTAGAAATATAAACTGACACCTCAACAGTCAAATTTCGTAAAGAAAATAAATTTACAATCAAACGATAATTCCTAAAATTATtccaaaaaattccaaaaaaatcaaTAAAAGTGCATAAACAAATAAAAGAGATGGATTAGAGCATTAGGGTACTTCAAGTTTAGGGCGTATCAGTGACGCTTTTAAAAAATGGAAGGAGGGTAACACGCAGAAAAAGACTTCCTTTATTTGTCTTTTAATCTTCTCACTCTATAAATCTTCATCTTCCTCACGACGTAGTTAACAGTAAGATTACGTTATTGTAGTTGAAGTTGTCCATAAAAAGCACCAAACAAGAACAAAAACATGAATactttttctttatttattctcaCTCAATGAATCTTCTTCTTCCTTACTCTTCATACGTTTCATGTTTCCATGAATCCGTGTACATCTCTGAGCTTTCATGTTTCACACTATCCACTTTCCTTTCAGTTACCATTTTTTTTTACTCCCTCTGGGTCAGTCATTTCCTCACCACGTAGTTAACGGTAAGGTTGTCTTCCTGGGGAAATCGAGTCACCCTCCCCTTTTATTTCGAGAGACTCTATGTTGCTAGCCATATTTTTGGAAGCCTAGAGCTAACAATTGTGAGTTATGATGATTATGAGCGTGTATCGAGGGTTTGAGCAAAAGAAAGAAACAGAAAGAAAATTAAAGAAGGGAAAAGGA
Protein-coding sequences here:
- the LOC141619405 gene encoding mechanosensitive ion channel protein 10-like encodes the protein MASDIVSLEIKGEGDSISPGRQPPPQNIIDTDSSPENTENPVSNRKQLTHIISGLANISLSISLLRALSRSDFVLVCMSLVLIAFMPVITVVMLPLFFVSIVVLRLFELIGSSKNLEKRLLTKKFLCLFMMSYLLWSLMVISVFYYPIVKNVPWVKHVMIIGLPLTKWFHIICKLVGIFGLSQAVSYVLDFLSTQLILEKSESKLILSEAMSEIIGCLLFLWAELLVMRRVPTFKQSKIAGIYTHNWIEVSLFLIIGYNIITFLIHALVWSLLEIYTANEGDVRSDIKSNNAMRLYWGKELGKAFNKKYVVYIAFCIKRCIISLLSMVMLLITWVVYFVSRLDETPEDKKNLEFGTWTIVSVLLCSFLWLIKSCILLYWEAYMYDRLHSKIMGIGELLYFLIMLTCTHYRKTVDGVESNKITGKYHCNFERYRLVKLTQPNESKALWVLSVNNNENEEDLMLNRKSVREELINYPRSSIYDLKTAAQRLLTAQYALSKETTLGDLDHLQVDDSGVDNAKCREVLKKVVQVEGDTNFDDDWKMLLKLLPGVTTEEDITLDKVKTFMERAHSRCIFLVDTLISEHEMVKCLNQVISWLIIVVTIITWLLLTGLASTKVFVLIASPVLAVTFIFGDTAKSLFQGLIFVYVVHPFDVGDLCIIDEKLLEVKRIGVWSTTFSKVRTLGKQHQVIYPNSVLAEKNVINHETIFDWDDNIEFLCLPEANITEPLKKIIERYLDDAKDKFTPKFRSVEILEMGDKAKIVVHVKHKLLKTTEGWTYFECLKKKEKRRFKLAIHVQKLLKRVESKANTSEMEDFFTRG